The Leptospira biflexa serovar Patoc strain 'Patoc 1 (Paris)' genome includes the window AGAAAGTAAGTTCCTCAATTATTCGATGTTGCCAGAAGAGTTTGAATATTTCAAAGCTCAGATTTATGATCCCTTGTATTTGAAGCTTTTGTATCTCTCTTTAATCCTTCTCTTTTTACCAAGAGTATTGAGTTACTTAAGTTTACCGATGGGACAAATATTCAAAAAATTCCCCGCCTTCTTTTTAGAGACTTTATTTTCCATTCTCATCGCGCCCATCTACATGATCTATCATAGCGTTTTTGTGGTGTCCATATTTCTAAATAAAAAAATATCCTGGGGACCTCAGAATCGTGATGCGGAATCGAGTTACTCTTTTTCTTACGTGGTTTCCTCCTTTTTTGGAATCACCATCCTTGGACTCGTTTCTGCTTATATCAGTTACTCCTACTCTCTCATGCTTTTTTTCTTAACCATGCCCATTTGGATTGGTTGGACTCTCTCCATCCCACTTGTCATTTTGACAAGTCGCGAACAAAAATCCTTACAATCGTTTTTTGATCTATCCTATTGGAAACCCAATCGGGAACTCTCAAACAATCTGAGAGAAGAACTCACTCGCACAAAACAGAAACGAATGGAAGGCAAAGAAATTTTTTATGCACTTGTCCACCCGATCTTCCACGAGAAACACAAACAATTGCAAGGGAACAAATCGTACAGGTCCAAAGTTTCGGACTCAATCACAAATGATTTCGAAATTTTACTCAAAGAAGGACCGGAACGATTGGATCGAAAAAAAATCCTAAACATCCTTTCCAATCGGGAACTATTAGATTTATTTTTTCAAAAATTTTGGACCTCTGAAAAATCCAATTGGGGACAGTATTGGAAACAGATTTGGGAAGAGATCAACCCATCTTCTTTTCCATAATCCTCCAATAATACGAAGACCGTTTCCAGTCTTCTATAAAACCGCAGTGACCACCTTTTGCCTCAATGACCACATCAATGTAGGCGGAAGTTGGAATCTCTGTGAACTCTTTCCAAGGGATCACGGGATCATCCATGGATGTCAATATGGTTGTGGGTACTTTGATTGATTTAAAAAAGAGGTCAGACAAAGTATAAGATAAAAAATATTCATCCACAGAACGAAACTGGGAAAATTCCTTCACCATTTTTTCTGTTAAATCCATCACCGATTCATATCGATCCAAATCATGAAAGGAATACAGATGAGGGAACAGTTGGCCTTTTTTTTCGAGTGAAGATTTCCATGAATTTAAAAAATATTTTCGTAGGAATGGGTGTTCATCCATTTTGATTGTGGCTCGCTTTGGATCAAGCGCTGGACTAAAGGCAAAACAATGTTTGAGTCCTGGAATTTTTTGATCCGCTTTTTCTGTGCTATGTTTCCCTGCCACTCGTAAAACAAAATTTCCACCAAGAGAAAACCCAGCTAAATACACAGGGATTTTGGCCTTCACCGACCTTGTCAATTCGAGTACAGCTTCATAAGTTTCTTCCAATAAACTTCCGTTAAAGATCCCTTCGTTTAAATGGTGGGTGTCGCCGTGGTCCCTCAAATTCAATCGATACACTGAATAATCTTTTGCTAAAAAATGTTTGGTGGTTCGAATGATGTAACTGGAATGGATGCTCCCTTCCCATCCATGTACCAAAATGACGATGCCTTTGGGACTCGGAACGCCATGAATTCTTGCAAGTAAATTGACACCTTTTTTAGTTTTGACCGATCTCCACTCACCTTTCAGATTTTTCCCATAGGACTTGTCTGCCTTTGACTTAAAAGATGCCATAAAGGACTGCGCCATGGGACCAGAAAAAAGAGGGATTGGTTTGAATGAACTCATTTTGGTTAGTTCCTAATCTGAAACGAAACTCTTATTTTTCAATAAATTAACAAAACTCTATCCTCAGAATCGACTCTTTCCATTGACAAAGTTTTCTCGCTCGTTACAATTCCCACATGAGATACTTAACCATCCCACTTCTCGTTTTTCTCTTCACTTGCCAAACCTATACCCCTTGGAAATCCGAATGGAAACAAAAAGACGGTTCCGAAGTATTTTATGCCGCAGTCTCTGCAAAAGCAAGTGTCCAAGCGATCGAATCAGGTAGTCTTGCCATGCGAAGGACAACTTGCGTGAACGCAACGAACCTTCTTTCCACTTCACCCAAACTAACAAGCATTCTGCTTGAAAATGAATCGCTTGAGCTCACAGAAACAGAAATCAAAGACTTGGGACGTTTGATTTCCGCTCACAAAATCAAACCCAAACAAGATTCCTGCCAATCAGAGGAAGGTGGTTTTTTCCTAGCAAGCCCAGCATGGGAAAATTGCCAATGTTTGTATATCATTGAATACCCAGGTGGAAGATCCCAATTCCGCCAAGACATCACCCAAGTAAAATAATCACTCGGATTTCGGGGTGCTAAGCCAACGTTCCCAATAACGTAGCGGTAACCCCGTCAGTTCTTCAGGGCCCTTTAGTTTGACAAGAGACTCCCTCGTGGACTCGGACATCGTCTCTGTCATCCAACGTAGGAATTGTTTCCATTTTTCTTCACACGATAGTTCTCTTTTCAAATGTATATGGTATTGTTTCTGTACTGTATGATAAGAGGTCTCACTCCGAGCCAATTCTGCCTTGGACAAGCTTCCGACACTCTCCCCTACTCTTTTCGCACTCTGATCCAATCGATCGGGCCTTGGACATTCGTCCGATAATTTCCTTTCTAACAATACTGGTTTTAAAAATCTTTTTCTACCATCAAAACGTGTTTGAATGAGTAGACCTTTTTCTTTCAACTGCGAGACGAGCCTTGAAATTGTATCTTGTTTCAAATGTAATATCTTTGCAAAATACTCATTGGATGCATAACACCCATCCTTCGCATCCAATGAAACAATTTCTGCATACAAACGAATCTGATTCGGATTTAAATCCAAATCATAAATCCATTGTGCAACCCAAACTCCTGT containing:
- a CDS encoding YheT family hydrolase — translated: MSSFKPIPLFSGPMAQSFMASFKSKADKSYGKNLKGEWRSVKTKKGVNLLARIHGVPSPKGIVILVHGWEGSIHSSYIIRTTKHFLAKDYSVYRLNLRDHGDTHHLNEGIFNGSLLEETYEAVLELTRSVKAKIPVYLAGFSLGGNFVLRVAGKHSTEKADQKIPGLKHCFAFSPALDPKRATIKMDEHPFLRKYFLNSWKSSLEKKGQLFPHLYSFHDLDRYESVMDLTEKMVKEFSQFRSVDEYFLSYTLSDLFFKSIKVPTTILTSMDDPVIPWKEFTEIPTSAYIDVVIEAKGGHCGFIEDWKRSSYYWRIMEKKMG
- a CDS encoding helix-turn-helix domain-containing protein is translated as MKGKERTGVWVAQWIYDLDLNPNQIRLYAEIVSLDAKDGCYASNEYFAKILHLKQDTISRLVSQLKEKGLLIQTRFDGRKRFLKPVLLERKLSDECPRPDRLDQSAKRVGESVGSLSKAELARSETSYHTVQKQYHIHLKRELSCEEKWKQFLRWMTETMSESTRESLVKLKGPEELTGLPLRYWERWLSTPKSE